One genomic region from Erythrobacter mangrovi encodes:
- a CDS encoding 2-oxoacid:acceptor oxidoreductase subunit alpha encodes MATAATTPQAGISPHPEAVVVRFAGDSGDGMQLTGGQFTLSTALAGNDLATFPDFPAEIRAPQGTLFGVSAFQINFGSREINTAGDAPDVLVAMNPAALKVNLASLKPGGLIIADTGEFTKRNLDKAKYDSNPLEDGSLAKWEVLAFDISALTVEAVKPFGLGNKDALRCKNMWTLGLALWMFDRDRKPLHDWLRGKFRNNPNIADANIAALDAGHAYGETAEIAGPLHQVHVDPVKSEPGLYRTITGAEAVSLGLVAGAQLAALPMFFGGYPITPASAILHHLARLKEFGVTTFQAEDEIAAICAAIGASYAGSLGVTSSSGPGIALKGEAMGLAIMTELPLVIVNSQRGGPSTGLPTKTEQSDLYQAVYGRNGDAPMPVIACRSPSDAFEVAIEACRIAVEYMTPVMLLTDGYIANAAEPWKVPDPASYAPFPATFLEQKNGPDDTLLPYKRDEKGARPWIRPGTPGLMHRIGGIEKHELTGNIDYSPDNHQRMTDLRKAKIDRIEVPDQDVCLGNTSGKLAVVGWGSTYGPIHRAVDNARRKGLDVSHIHVRHIWPLPANLGDLLRGFDKVLVPEMNTGQFKTVLRDQYLVDAKPLTKTSGQPFTIAELEAAIEGALA; translated from the coding sequence ATGGCAACAGCCGCCACCACGCCGCAGGCCGGTATTTCCCCCCACCCTGAAGCTGTTGTCGTTCGGTTCGCCGGCGATTCCGGCGACGGGATGCAGCTGACCGGTGGGCAGTTTACGCTGTCGACTGCGCTGGCCGGCAACGACCTTGCCACTTTCCCGGACTTCCCGGCGGAGATCCGCGCGCCGCAGGGCACGCTGTTCGGCGTCTCGGCCTTCCAGATCAATTTCGGCAGCCGCGAGATCAACACCGCGGGCGATGCGCCCGATGTGCTGGTGGCAATGAACCCGGCCGCGCTGAAGGTGAACCTCGCCTCGCTCAAGCCCGGCGGGCTGATCATCGCCGACACCGGCGAATTCACCAAGCGCAACCTCGACAAGGCCAAGTATGACAGCAACCCGCTGGAAGACGGCAGCCTCGCCAAGTGGGAAGTGCTGGCGTTCGACATCAGCGCGCTGACCGTCGAAGCGGTCAAGCCGTTCGGGCTAGGCAACAAGGACGCCCTGCGCTGCAAGAACATGTGGACGCTGGGCCTGGCCCTGTGGATGTTCGATCGCGACCGCAAGCCGTTGCACGACTGGCTGCGGGGCAAGTTCCGCAACAATCCGAATATCGCCGATGCCAATATCGCCGCGCTCGATGCCGGGCACGCCTATGGCGAAACGGCCGAGATCGCAGGCCCGCTGCACCAGGTCCACGTCGATCCGGTCAAGAGCGAGCCGGGGCTCTACCGCACAATCACCGGCGCCGAAGCGGTCTCGCTCGGCCTCGTTGCGGGTGCGCAGTTGGCCGCATTGCCGATGTTCTTCGGCGGCTATCCGATTACCCCGGCCTCGGCGATCCTGCATCACCTCGCCCGGCTGAAGGAATTCGGCGTTACCACCTTCCAGGCTGAAGACGAGATCGCCGCGATCTGCGCCGCGATCGGCGCGAGCTATGCCGGCAGCCTGGGCGTAACCAGCTCCTCCGGTCCGGGTATCGCGCTCAAGGGCGAAGCCATGGGCCTGGCGATTATGACCGAACTGCCGCTGGTGATCGTGAACAGCCAGCGCGGTGGTCCTTCCACCGGCCTGCCGACCAAGACCGAGCAGAGCGACCTTTACCAGGCGGTCTATGGCCGCAACGGCGACGCGCCGATGCCGGTTATCGCCTGCCGTAGCCCGTCCGACGCGTTCGAGGTGGCGATCGAAGCCTGCCGCATCGCGGTGGAATACATGACGCCGGTGATGCTGCTGACCGATGGCTATATCGCCAACGCAGCGGAGCCGTGGAAGGTGCCCGACCCGGCCAGCTATGCCCCGTTCCCGGCGACATTCCTCGAGCAGAAGAACGGTCCAGACGACACGCTGCTGCCGTACAAGCGTGACGAGAAGGGCGCCCGCCCGTGGATCAGGCCCGGTACGCCCGGGCTGATGCACCGCATCGGTGGGATCGAGAAGCACGAGCTGACCGGCAACATCGACTATTCGCCCGATAACCACCAGCGCATGACCGACCTGCGCAAGGCCAAGATCGACCGGATCGAGGTTCCCGACCAGGACGTCTGCCTCGGCAACACATCGGGCAAGCTGGCAGTCGTGGGCTGGGGCTCGACCTATGGTCCGATCCACCGCGCGGTCGACAATGCGCGCCGCAAGGGGCTCGATGTCAGCCATATCCATGTGCGCCACATCTGGCCGCTGCCCGCTAATCTGGGCGATCTGCTGCGCGGCTTCGACAAGGTGCTCGTGCCCGAAATGAACACCGGCCAGTTCAAGACCGTGCTGCGCGACCAGTATCTGGTCGATGCCAAGCCGCTGACCAAGACCAGTGGCCAGCCGTTCACGATTGCCGAACTAGAGGCTGCGATTGAAGGAGCGCTGGCATGA
- a CDS encoding homocysteine S-methyltransferase family protein — MTTQPLPQLQHRFLTDAGLETDLIFNRGIDLPYFSSITLLQSDAGREALLDYYCGFLDLAARRQVGFILESATWRASPDWAEPLGMSEEALAGLVGKAITMLVDLKRDYADRVPSLVVSGCVGPRGDGYDPGSIMEADVAAAYHAQQIGWMAREGCEMIAAITMTNVPEALGVVMAARTAGLPVAISFTLETDGKLPTGQSLGDAIAEVDAATGSYPAYYMVNCAHPEHFLTALDDTVAQVGDRVRGVRANASRCSHAELDAMTELDRGDPAELARLHCEMLERHPAINVLGGCCGTDLEHVSAIAEACLTG, encoded by the coding sequence ATGACGACGCAGCCATTGCCTCAGCTTCAACACCGTTTCCTGACCGACGCCGGGCTCGAAACCGATCTCATCTTCAATCGCGGCATCGACCTTCCCTATTTCTCGTCAATCACGCTGCTGCAAAGCGACGCCGGGCGGGAGGCTTTGCTCGACTATTATTGCGGCTTTCTGGACCTGGCGGCTCGCAGGCAAGTGGGATTCATTCTTGAAAGCGCGACCTGGCGCGCCAGCCCGGACTGGGCCGAACCACTGGGCATGAGCGAAGAGGCACTCGCCGGACTGGTCGGCAAGGCAATCACAATGCTGGTGGACCTCAAACGGGACTATGCCGATCGCGTCCCGTCCCTGGTCGTCAGCGGCTGCGTCGGCCCGCGCGGTGACGGATATGATCCGGGCTCGATCATGGAGGCGGATGTCGCCGCCGCCTACCACGCGCAGCAGATCGGGTGGATGGCACGCGAGGGCTGCGAAATGATCGCAGCGATCACCATGACCAATGTGCCCGAGGCTCTTGGCGTGGTCATGGCCGCGCGGACAGCCGGTTTGCCGGTCGCAATCAGCTTTACCCTGGAAACGGACGGGAAACTGCCCACCGGCCAGAGTCTCGGAGATGCGATCGCGGAGGTCGATGCTGCAACAGGAAGCTATCCCGCCTACTACATGGTCAACTGCGCCCATCCCGAACATTTCCTCACCGCACTCGACGACACTGTCGCCCAGGTTGGCGACAGGGTCAGGGGCGTCCGTGCGAACGCCTCGCGCTGCAGCCATGCCGAACTTGATGCCATGACCGAACTCGACCGCGGCGACCCGGCGGAACTGGCGCGACTGCATTGCGAAATGCTGGAGCGGCACCCGGCGATCAATGTCCTTGGGGGCTGTTGCGGCACCGACCTCGAGCACGTTTCCGCAATCGCGGAGGCGTGCCTGACCGGCTAG
- a CDS encoding tetratricopeptide repeat protein → MAATPAYGRKRPLEIMMRFAPAAAALSLALALTASVSWSADRAPAPHAAALLAQGDAALRHGDVQGAIDAYESALAIDPGYAPVLLKLAEAARKDGLQGKAIGYYREALDRDPRNFAAIAGEGEALVERGALEKARGNLAKLESLCGQSCPETAALTAAIAAGPKPRILTADATMPESKSPQAN, encoded by the coding sequence ATGGCCGCCACGCCCGCCTATGGACGGAAACGCCCGCTGGAGATCATGATGCGCTTTGCCCCCGCTGCTGCTGCCCTTTCGCTGGCCCTTGCACTCACCGCGAGCGTGAGCTGGAGTGCGGATCGTGCCCCGGCACCGCATGCGGCCGCGCTGCTGGCCCAGGGCGATGCGGCGCTGCGTCACGGCGATGTGCAGGGCGCGATAGACGCCTATGAATCCGCGTTGGCGATCGATCCGGGCTATGCGCCGGTCCTGCTCAAGCTTGCCGAGGCGGCACGCAAGGACGGGCTGCAGGGCAAGGCGATCGGCTATTACCGCGAGGCGCTGGACCGCGATCCGCGCAACTTTGCAGCCATTGCAGGCGAGGGTGAAGCCTTGGTCGAACGCGGCGCCCTGGAAAAGGCGCGCGGCAATCTGGCCAAGCTGGAATCGCTGTGCGGCCAGAGCTGCCCGGAAACCGCGGCGCTGACCGCCGCAATCGCCGCTGGTCCCAAGCCGCGCATCCTCACGGCCGATGCGACCATGCCCGAAAGCAAGTCGCCGCAGGCCAACTGA
- a CDS encoding alpha/beta hydrolase, with the protein MADTEHYVRDDVRGFLDMLQSMGGMGVEQVGHMAGREQMRAMAQVAEADPRSLAVIKDVTCPGSAGPIPLRFYDTKASRDPGPCVIFIHGGGFVIGDLEVYHALCTEISHHLDLPVVSVDYRLAPEHPFPAAPDDCEAAARWVASSPAELDRTFTGLVITGDSAGGNLTIVTTNQLVNNPADVPVVVQAPIYPVASDTSKHSSLASFAEGFLLTAAAMDWFMLQYAGNVADPRHTPIIGDCSNTPPTVLCTASLDPLRDSGREYAAHLIGLGTELAYFEFQGIIHGFTTLRKAIPSGQKDLEAYLDAVKLMVERHG; encoded by the coding sequence ATGGCCGATACCGAACACTATGTCCGCGACGATGTGCGCGGGTTCCTCGATATGCTCCAGTCTATGGGCGGCATGGGCGTAGAACAGGTCGGTCATATGGCGGGGCGCGAACAGATGCGCGCCATGGCCCAAGTGGCCGAAGCGGACCCACGCAGCCTTGCCGTGATCAAGGACGTCACCTGCCCCGGATCGGCTGGCCCGATCCCGCTCCGCTTCTACGACACAAAGGCTAGCCGCGATCCCGGACCCTGCGTGATCTTCATCCATGGGGGCGGTTTCGTCATTGGCGATCTCGAGGTCTACCACGCGCTCTGCACCGAGATTTCGCACCATCTCGACCTGCCGGTCGTGTCGGTCGACTACCGGCTCGCCCCGGAACACCCCTTCCCCGCAGCCCCAGACGATTGCGAGGCGGCGGCACGTTGGGTCGCGTCTTCCCCCGCAGAACTCGATCGTACCTTCACCGGCCTGGTCATCACTGGCGACAGCGCGGGCGGCAATCTGACCATCGTCACCACCAACCAGCTGGTCAACAATCCAGCCGATGTACCGGTCGTGGTGCAGGCCCCGATCTATCCGGTGGCAAGCGACACCTCGAAGCATTCGAGCCTGGCCTCCTTCGCCGAAGGCTTCCTGCTGACGGCCGCGGCGATGGATTGGTTCATGCTGCAATATGCCGGCAACGTCGCGGACCCGCGCCACACGCCGATCATCGGCGACTGTTCAAACACCCCGCCTACCGTGCTGTGCACCGCCTCGCTCGACCCGTTGCGCGACTCGGGACGCGAATATGCCGCGCACCTGATCGGTCTCGGTACCGAGCTCGCTTATTTCGAGTTCCAGGGGATCATTCACGGCTTCACGACCCTGCGGAAGGCGATTCCCAGTGGACAGAAGGATCTCGAAGCCTATCTCGACGCGGTCAAGCTGATGGTAGAAAGACACGGATGA
- a CDS encoding RNA pyrophosphohydrolase has product MTEPLAYRPCVGVMLVNADGKVFVGRRIDNKEGDWWQMPQGGVDPGEELREAALRELAEETGARPEHVTILKATEESVRYDLPDELVGKLWGGKYRGQEQVWFLARFTGDDIDIDIDAHDPPEFCDWKWVEPDQLPELIVPFKKRVYRTVVEAFRDLV; this is encoded by the coding sequence ATGACCGAACCGCTTGCTTACCGGCCCTGCGTGGGGGTCATGCTGGTCAATGCGGACGGCAAGGTTTTCGTCGGCCGGCGCATCGACAACAAGGAAGGCGACTGGTGGCAGATGCCGCAGGGCGGCGTCGATCCGGGCGAAGAGCTGCGCGAGGCCGCGTTACGCGAACTGGCCGAGGAAACCGGCGCGCGGCCCGAGCATGTCACGATCCTGAAGGCGACCGAAGAGTCGGTTCGCTACGACCTGCCCGACGAACTCGTCGGGAAGCTCTGGGGCGGCAAGTACCGCGGGCAGGAGCAGGTCTGGTTCCTCGCACGCTTCACCGGCGACGACATCGATATCGACATCGACGCACATGATCCGCCGGAGTTCTGCGACTGGAAATGGGTCGAACCCGACCAACTTCCCGAGCTGATCGTACCGTTCAAGAAGCGGGTTTACCGCACCGTGGTCGAGGCCTTTCGCGACCTCGTCTGA
- a CDS encoding 2-oxoacid:ferredoxin oxidoreductase subunit beta has product MNAPVKIETTLKDWETDQEVRWCPGCGDYAILKAVQRTLPQIGANPANTVFISGIGCSSRFPYYMETYGFHTIHGRAPAFATGAKLANPDLDIWLVTGDGDGLSIGGNHLMHVLRRNVNMQIMLFNNEIYGLTKGQYSPTSREGTKSPSTPLGSYDHPARPAAFALGAGARFVGRGFDVSKNLPDVLKAAHAHQGAAFIEIFQNCIVYNKDVFNDFAAPKGAEDRQLWLENGKPMLFAGDTKGISLNRENLCLEVVDVVDGDWEAANVIVHDVTNRSIAHMLVEMPFGPFPMALGVLYDDPRPTFEAAAIAEKAKASEGKDTNLAKLLGKGQTWTVDDKEGHPA; this is encoded by the coding sequence ATGAACGCCCCCGTGAAGATCGAAACCACGCTCAAGGACTGGGAAACCGACCAGGAAGTGCGCTGGTGCCCGGGTTGCGGCGACTACGCGATCCTCAAGGCGGTGCAGCGCACGCTGCCGCAGATCGGCGCCAACCCTGCGAACACCGTGTTCATCAGCGGGATCGGCTGCTCCAGCCGCTTCCCCTATTACATGGAAACCTACGGCTTCCACACGATCCATGGTCGCGCCCCGGCATTCGCCACCGGCGCGAAGCTGGCCAACCCCGATCTCGATATCTGGCTGGTGACGGGCGACGGTGACGGGCTGTCGATCGGCGGCAATCATCTGATGCACGTGCTCCGGCGCAACGTGAACATGCAGATCATGCTGTTCAACAACGAGATTTACGGCCTGACCAAGGGGCAATATTCGCCCACCAGCCGTGAGGGGACGAAGAGCCCGTCGACCCCGTTGGGAAGCTATGACCATCCGGCCCGCCCGGCGGCCTTTGCGCTGGGCGCGGGTGCGCGCTTCGTTGGGCGCGGGTTCGATGTCAGCAAGAACCTGCCCGATGTGCTCAAGGCGGCGCATGCCCACCAGGGTGCGGCCTTTATCGAGATCTTCCAGAACTGCATCGTCTACAACAAGGACGTGTTCAACGATTTCGCCGCGCCCAAGGGTGCGGAGGATCGCCAGCTGTGGCTGGAGAACGGTAAGCCCATGCTGTTCGCGGGCGACACCAAGGGGATCAGCCTCAATCGCGAGAACCTGTGCCTCGAAGTCGTCGATGTCGTCGACGGCGATTGGGAGGCGGCGAATGTGATCGTGCACGATGTCACCAACCGTTCGATCGCGCACATGCTGGTCGAGATGCCATTCGGCCCGTTCCCGATGGCGCTGGGCGTGCTCTACGACGATCCTCGCCCGACCTTCGAGGCTGCTGCGATCGCCGAGAAGGCCAAGGCGAGCGAGGGCAAGGATACCAACCTCGCCAAGCTCCTGGGCAAGGGTCAGACCTGGACCGTCGACGATAAGGAAGGGCATCCCGCCTGA
- a CDS encoding 3-hydroxybutyrate dehydrogenase: MFLEGKRALVTGSTSGIGLAIARALAAEGAQVVLNGFGDADEIAKLCDELGATHSGADLTDVAQVEQMMADAGDIDILVNNAGMQHVAPVEDFPVDRWNLIIALNLTAAFHTTRLAVPAMKTKGWGRIINTASAHSKVASPFKSAYNAAKHGLDGFTKTIGLELAEFGITANCISPGYVWTPLVENQIPDTMKARGMTREQVINDVLLVKQATKKFVQPAEIGALAVFLCRDEMQNVNGANWSVDGGWTAE; encoded by the coding sequence ATGTTTCTCGAAGGTAAGCGCGCACTCGTCACCGGTTCCACCTCGGGCATTGGCCTTGCGATTGCGCGGGCGCTGGCGGCCGAAGGGGCGCAGGTGGTGCTCAACGGCTTCGGTGATGCCGATGAGATCGCCAAGTTGTGCGACGAACTGGGCGCAACGCATTCGGGCGCGGACCTTACCGATGTGGCGCAGGTCGAACAGATGATGGCCGACGCGGGCGATATCGACATTCTCGTGAACAATGCAGGAATGCAGCACGTGGCCCCGGTTGAGGACTTTCCGGTCGACCGGTGGAACCTGATCATCGCGCTTAACCTGACCGCCGCGTTCCACACCACGCGGCTAGCCGTGCCGGCGATGAAGACAAAGGGCTGGGGTCGGATCATCAACACAGCGAGTGCGCATTCCAAGGTCGCGAGCCCGTTCAAGAGCGCCTATAATGCAGCCAAGCACGGGCTCGATGGCTTCACCAAGACGATCGGGCTCGAACTCGCCGAATTCGGCATCACCGCCAATTGCATCAGCCCCGGCTATGTCTGGACCCCGCTGGTCGAAAACCAGATCCCCGACACGATGAAGGCGCGCGGGATGACGCGCGAGCAGGTGATTAACGATGTGTTGCTTGTGAAGCAAGCGACCAAGAAGTTCGTCCAGCCTGCCGAAATTGGCGCCTTGGCGGTGTTCCTGTGTCGTGACGAGATGCAGAACGTCAACGGCGCCAACTGGAGCGTGGATGGCGGCTGGACGGCGGAATAG
- a CDS encoding RsmB/NOP family class I SAM-dependent RNA methyltransferase, which produces MTPAARVQTAIELLDAVIAAARTKGAPADRILADWFKANRFAGSKDRRAIRELVFAAIRACGPVPATGRAAMLRLAEVDSAIAPLFDGSNYGPARIADGEAVAEGGVAPAWLADRLAASEIAGREAEALLGRAPLDLRVNGLKADRATIKLPEAAQPTDAPHGLRLPPGTPVEQWDAYRDGLIEVQDTGSQIACLAVAAQPGETVIDLCAGGGGKTLALAAAMDNLGWLVASDTDRNRLSRLLPRAERAGATIAETRLLNPTREREALADLLGKADAVMVDAPCSGTGTWRRNPEARWRLDDAELARFVKIQAYLLDLAAELIRPGGRLVYVTCSLLDEEGATQFAAFLERHPGWQVATPPLPAGRPRADGTRLTPFQDGTDGFFIACAGRPC; this is translated from the coding sequence ATGACTCCGGCGGCGCGGGTCCAGACCGCCATCGAGCTGCTCGACGCCGTGATCGCTGCGGCGCGCACCAAGGGTGCGCCCGCCGATCGCATCCTGGCCGACTGGTTCAAGGCCAATCGCTTCGCCGGATCGAAGGACCGCCGCGCGATCCGCGAACTCGTCTTTGCCGCGATCCGTGCTTGTGGGCCGGTGCCCGCAACCGGGCGCGCGGCGATGCTGCGGCTGGCCGAGGTGGATTCTGCCATCGCACCGCTGTTCGATGGATCGAATTACGGGCCGGCGCGCATTGCCGATGGGGAAGCGGTTGCCGAAGGCGGCGTTGCCCCAGCCTGGCTGGCTGATCGGCTGGCCGCATCGGAAATCGCAGGCCGGGAAGCCGAAGCGCTGCTTGGTCGCGCCCCGCTCGACTTGCGGGTCAATGGGCTCAAGGCCGATCGTGCCACGATCAAGCTGCCCGAAGCGGCACAGCCGACTGATGCACCGCACGGATTGAGGCTGCCGCCTGGTACGCCTGTCGAACAGTGGGACGCGTACCGCGACGGATTGATCGAGGTGCAGGACACGGGCTCGCAGATCGCCTGCCTCGCGGTGGCGGCGCAACCGGGCGAAACCGTGATCGACCTGTGCGCGGGGGGCGGCGGCAAGACGCTCGCCCTGGCCGCAGCGATGGACAATCTGGGGTGGCTCGTTGCGTCCGACACCGATCGCAACCGCCTGTCACGCCTGCTCCCGCGAGCCGAGCGGGCAGGGGCGACCATTGCCGAAACGCGCCTCCTGAACCCGACTCGCGAGCGTGAGGCGCTGGCCGACCTGCTCGGCAAGGCCGATGCCGTGATGGTCGATGCGCCCTGTTCGGGAACCGGGACCTGGCGGCGCAATCCCGAAGCACGCTGGCGGCTCGATGACGCCGAGCTCGCTCGATTTGTAAAGATTCAGGCATACTTGCTTGACCTTGCGGCAGAATTGATCCGTCCTGGCGGACGCCTGGTTTATGTCACCTGCTCCTTGCTCGACGAGGAGGGAGCAACCCAATTCGCGGCATTCCTCGAGCGGCATCCCGGCTGGCAGGTCGCGACGCCGCCGCTACCGGCAGGTCGTCCTCGCGCCGATGGCACCCGATTGACCCCGTTCCAAGACGGTACGGACGGATTTTTCATCGCCTGTGCAGGCAGACCGTGTTAG
- a CDS encoding metal-dependent hydrolase — MDNLTHSLVGALIGQAGLKKKTGLAMPALIIGANLPDVDAACLFWLDGVEHLGFRRGITHGPPALVLLPLVLAGLLWGFDRWQAKRGSRPEGRLPVSFKWLYLLSFIGCLTHPALDWLNVYGIRLLEPFSSRWFYGDTLFIIDVWLWALMGFATWFSLRRERQGGEWMRPARIAIAVALGYVGTNWVLTQGSSVAAAINTKATGGVEPRDYSEIIASPVPFVPWQREIIIGRKNSWYRGYADELHGYEEPISITEKQCAWPSYSELQSARSQATTFLFWSRAPFAERAPDGSVLLRDARFYDPLARDRFTVALPDVKCVELAPQ, encoded by the coding sequence ATGGATAACCTCACCCACTCTTTGGTCGGCGCGCTGATCGGGCAGGCGGGGCTCAAGAAGAAGACCGGGCTGGCCATGCCCGCGCTGATCATCGGGGCGAACCTGCCCGATGTCGATGCGGCCTGCCTGTTCTGGCTCGACGGGGTCGAACATCTCGGGTTTCGTCGCGGGATAACGCATGGGCCGCCTGCCCTGGTGCTATTGCCATTGGTCCTCGCTGGCCTGTTGTGGGGCTTCGATCGCTGGCAGGCGAAACGCGGCTCGCGGCCAGAGGGGCGATTGCCGGTCAGCTTCAAATGGCTCTACCTGCTGAGCTTTATCGGGTGCCTGACGCACCCCGCGCTCGATTGGTTGAATGTTTATGGCATCCGCCTGCTCGAACCGTTCTCGAGCCGCTGGTTCTATGGCGATACGCTGTTCATCATCGACGTCTGGCTCTGGGCGCTGATGGGCTTTGCAACGTGGTTCTCCCTGCGGCGGGAGCGTCAAGGCGGGGAGTGGATGCGGCCTGCGCGGATCGCGATTGCTGTGGCACTGGGTTATGTCGGCACAAATTGGGTACTGACGCAGGGCTCTTCAGTTGCTGCTGCGATCAACACGAAGGCGACTGGTGGAGTCGAACCCCGTGATTACAGTGAGATCATCGCCTCTCCCGTGCCCTTTGTACCTTGGCAGAGAGAGATCATTATCGGCCGGAAAAACTCGTGGTATCGCGGTTATGCTGATGAACTGCACGGTTACGAGGAGCCTATCTCCATCACGGAGAAGCAGTGCGCATGGCCATCATACTCAGAACTGCAGTCCGCCAGATCGCAGGCAACAACCTTCCTTTTTTGGTCCCGTGCCCCCTTCGCTGAACGTGCTCCCGACGGCTCGGTCCTGCTGCGCGATGCGCGGTTCTACGATCCGCTGGCGCGTGACCGCTTCACCGTTGCGCTGCCCGATGTGAAATGCGTGGAACTCGCGCCGCAGTAA
- the guaB gene encoding IMP dehydrogenase — protein sequence MGRHESPGRTITVAHLEIPLGLTFDDVLLVPAESDILPSMANTSTRLTREIGLNIPVISSAMDTVTEADMAIAMAQLGGIGVLHRNFEVEDQAAAVRAVKRYESGMVVNPITILPDATLGEAQEIMAANRISGIPVTDTFGKLVGILTNRDVRFAENPDQPVRELMTVENLATVPLGTGQEEARRLLHARRIEKLLVVDDNGRCVGLITVKDIEKAVAYPSATKDAQGRLRVAAATTVGDKGFERTEALIDAGVDVVVIDTAHGHNKDVARAVERVKALSNAVQVIAGNVATAEATKALIGAGADAVKVGIGPGSICTTRVVAGVGVPQLTAIMDCAEEAEKEGVPVIGDGGLRTSGDAAKALAAGASTIMVGSMLAGTDEAPGDTFIYQGRSYKSYRGMGSVGAMARGSADRYFQQDVSQQKLVPEGIEGQVPYKGPASAVVHQLVGGIKAAMGYTGSSSIEDLRKRAQFVRITNAGLAESHVHDVSITREAPNYPSR from the coding sequence ATGGGCCGCCACGAATCTCCCGGCAGGACAATCACAGTGGCACATCTCGAAATCCCCCTCGGCCTTACCTTCGACGACGTGCTGCTCGTGCCGGCCGAGAGCGATATCCTGCCCTCCATGGCCAATACCTCTACGCGGCTGACGCGCGAGATCGGGCTCAATATCCCGGTCATTTCCAGCGCGATGGATACGGTGACCGAAGCGGACATGGCAATTGCCATGGCGCAACTCGGCGGGATCGGTGTGCTGCACCGGAATTTCGAGGTCGAGGATCAGGCTGCCGCGGTGCGCGCCGTCAAGCGCTACGAAAGCGGCATGGTGGTCAACCCGATCACCATCCTGCCCGATGCGACACTGGGCGAAGCGCAGGAAATCATGGCGGCGAACCGCATCAGCGGCATTCCCGTGACCGACACATTCGGCAAGCTTGTCGGCATCCTGACAAATCGCGACGTGCGCTTTGCCGAAAACCCCGACCAGCCCGTGCGCGAGCTGATGACGGTCGAGAATCTTGCCACCGTGCCGCTTGGCACCGGGCAGGAAGAGGCGCGCCGCCTGCTGCATGCCCGTCGCATCGAGAAGCTGCTGGTGGTCGACGATAATGGTCGTTGCGTCGGTCTGATCACGGTCAAGGACATCGAAAAGGCAGTTGCCTATCCCAGCGCCACCAAGGACGCCCAGGGGCGCCTGCGCGTCGCCGCTGCGACGACGGTTGGAGACAAGGGCTTCGAGCGGACCGAGGCGCTGATCGACGCCGGCGTCGATGTGGTGGTGATCGACACTGCGCATGGCCACAACAAGGACGTCGCCCGCGCGGTTGAACGCGTCAAGGCGCTGTCGAACGCCGTCCAGGTCATCGCCGGCAATGTCGCCACCGCCGAGGCGACCAAGGCGCTGATCGGCGCGGGTGCCGACGCGGTGAAGGTCGGCATCGGGCCCGGTTCGATCTGCACCACGCGCGTGGTCGCGGGTGTCGGCGTGCCGCAGCTTACGGCGATCATGGATTGCGCCGAAGAGGCCGAGAAGGAGGGCGTCCCGGTAATCGGCGACGGAGGCCTGCGGACCAGCGGCGATGCCGCCAAGGCGCTTGCCGCCGGGGCCTCGACCATCATGGTCGGCTCCATGCTCGCGGGCACCGACGAGGCCCCGGGCGATACCTTCATTTACCAGGGCCGCAGCTACAAGAGCTACCGCGGCATGGGCAGCGTCGGCGCGATGGCCCGCGGCAGCGCCGATCGCTATTTCCAGCAGGACGTGAGCCAGCAGAAGCTGGTGCCCGAAGGGATCGAAGGCCAGGTGCCTTACAAGGGGCCCGCCAGCGCCGTCGTCCACCAGCTCGTCGGCGGGATCAAGGCGGCGATGGGTTACACCGGTAGTTCCTCGATCGAAGACCTCAGGAAGCGCGCGCAGTTCGTTCGCATCACCAATGCCGGCCTTGCCGAAAGCCATGTCCACGACGTGTCGATTACCCGTGAGGCACCGAACTATCCGTCGCGCTGA